A single genomic interval of Zingiber officinale cultivar Zhangliang chromosome 4A, Zo_v1.1, whole genome shotgun sequence harbors:
- the LOC121970692 gene encoding EEF1A lysine methyltransferase 4-like isoform X2: MGDSGDHGRRSRPVDVAPLNAASYLDPHYWDERFAAEEHYEWFKDYSHFQHLLRPFLNPSHSVLEIGCGNSRLCEELRKDGVADMTCVDISPVAVERMRSRFRDKGLEGIKVVQADMLDLPFGSESFDIVIEKGTMDVLFVNSGDPWNPHPETINKPHFRRPLFERAGFTWSVEWKTFGEGFHYFFYILKKGRRILKSDDCKNERSGVPSINLLHEELEDEDYMFRTTLCDELEN; this comes from the exons ATGGGAGATTCCGGCGATCATGGTCGCCGCAGTAGGCCCGTGGACGTCGCCCCGCTCAACGCTGCCTCCTATCTCGATCCCCACTATTG GGACGAGAGGTTCGCCGCCGAGGAGCACTATGAATGGTTCAAAGACTACTCCCACTTCCAACACCTCCTCCGCCCCTTCCTCAATCCATCCCACTCG GTATTGGAAATCGGTTGCGGCAACTCGCGGCTCTGCGAGGAGCTTCGCAAGGATGGCGTGGCCGACATGACCTGCGTCGACATCTCTCCTGTTGCGGTTGAAAGGATGCGGAGCCGCTTTCGAGACAAGGGACTTGAAG GCATCAAGGTGGTTCAGGCCGACATGCTGGACCTACCTTTTGGCAGTGAGTCCTTCGATATTGTGATTGAGAAGGGCACCATG GATGTATTGTTTGTGAACAGCGGTGATCCATGGAATCCCCATCCCGAAACAATAAATAAG CCACATTTCCGGCGGCCACTATTTGAAAGAGCTGGCTTTACCTGGTCAGTAGAGTGGAAGACCTTTGGGGAAGGTTTCCATTATTTCTTCTACATCCTAAAGAAG GGGAGGAGGATATTGAAAAGTGATGATTGCAAAAATGAAAGGTCGGGTGTTCCATCTATCAATTTATTACACGAAGAGCTGGAGGACGAGGATTACATGTTCCGGACCACCTTATGCGATGAGCTTGAGAACTAA
- the LOC121970692 gene encoding EEF1A lysine methyltransferase 4-like isoform X1: MGDSGDHGRRSRPVDVAPLNAASYLDPHYWDERFAAEEHYEWFKDYSHFQHLLRPFLNPSHSVLEIGCGNSRLCEELRKDGVADMTCVDISPVAVERMRSRFRDKGLEGIKVVQADMLDLPFGSESFDIVIEKGTMDVLFVNSGDPWNPHPETINKVMKMLEDVHSVLNSEGIFISISFGQPHFRRPLFERAGFTWSVEWKTFGEGFHYFFYILKKGRRILKSDDCKNERSGVPSINLLHEELEDEDYMFRTTLCDELEN; the protein is encoded by the exons ATGGGAGATTCCGGCGATCATGGTCGCCGCAGTAGGCCCGTGGACGTCGCCCCGCTCAACGCTGCCTCCTATCTCGATCCCCACTATTG GGACGAGAGGTTCGCCGCCGAGGAGCACTATGAATGGTTCAAAGACTACTCCCACTTCCAACACCTCCTCCGCCCCTTCCTCAATCCATCCCACTCG GTATTGGAAATCGGTTGCGGCAACTCGCGGCTCTGCGAGGAGCTTCGCAAGGATGGCGTGGCCGACATGACCTGCGTCGACATCTCTCCTGTTGCGGTTGAAAGGATGCGGAGCCGCTTTCGAGACAAGGGACTTGAAG GCATCAAGGTGGTTCAGGCCGACATGCTGGACCTACCTTTTGGCAGTGAGTCCTTCGATATTGTGATTGAGAAGGGCACCATG GATGTATTGTTTGTGAACAGCGGTGATCCATGGAATCCCCATCCCGAAACAATAAATAAGGTGATGAAAATGCTTGAAGATGTTCATAGTGTTCTAAATTCAGAAGGCATCTTTATTTCAATTTCTTTTGGACAG CCACATTTCCGGCGGCCACTATTTGAAAGAGCTGGCTTTACCTGGTCAGTAGAGTGGAAGACCTTTGGGGAAGGTTTCCATTATTTCTTCTACATCCTAAAGAAG GGGAGGAGGATATTGAAAAGTGATGATTGCAAAAATGAAAGGTCGGGTGTTCCATCTATCAATTTATTACACGAAGAGCTGGAGGACGAGGATTACATGTTCCGGACCACCTTATGCGATGAGCTTGAGAACTAA